A genome region from Nerophis lumbriciformis linkage group LG18, RoL_Nlum_v2.1, whole genome shotgun sequence includes the following:
- the rxfp3.2b gene encoding relaxin family peptide receptor 3.2b: MNETGVQTLATEPCDQQIQLDPDNGGGNCSSGSSGNLSLHCWLQLLTRESSTEFQGDGSSLAVRVMIACVYSVVCALGLVGNVLALYLLHSRYRQKQSSINCFVMGLAITDLQFVLTLPFWAVDTALDFRWPFGRVMCKIISSVTTMNMYASVFFLTAMSVARYYSISSALKMHSRRAAAARAKWTSLGIWAVSLLVTLPHAIYSTTAQVSDEELCLVRFPETANWDPQLLLGLYHLQKVLLGFLIPLIIITVCYLLLLRLVLSRRISGAANPEVEQGRQSRRSKVTKSIVIVVLSFFLCWLPNQALTVWGVLIKFDLVPFSKAFYNAQAYAFPLTVCLAHTNSCLNPVLYCLIRREFRAGLKEIVLHTTPSFRCLTQLLRRKGKVAEAPPVLVLVQMDV, encoded by the coding sequence ATGAATGAGACCGGAGTTCAAACTCTGGCTACGGAGCCATGTGACCAACAGATCCAACTGGATCCGGACAACGGCGGTGGGAACTGCAGCTCGGGTTCCTCCGGCAACCTGTCGCTGCACTGCTGGCTGCAGCTGCTCACCAGAGAATCCAGCACGGAGTTCCAAGGAGACGGCTCCAGCTTGGCGGTGCGGGTGATGATAGCGTGCGTCTACTCCGTGGTGTGCGCTCTGGGGCTGGTGGGGAACGTGCTGGCGCTCTATCTGCTGCACTCGCGCTACAGGCAGAAGCAGTCGTCCATCAACTGCTTCGTGATGGGGCTGGCCATCACTGATTTGCAGTTTGTCCTGACTTTGCCTTTCTGGGCGGTGGACACGGCCCTGGACTTCCGATGGCCATTCGGACGCGTCATGTGCAAAATAATCAGCTCCGTCACGACCATGAACATGTACGCCAGCGTTTTCTTCCTCACGGCGATGAGCGTGGCGCGGTATTACTCCATCTCCTCGGCGCTGAAGATGCACAGCCGTAGGGCGGCGGCGGCCCGAGCCAAGTGGACCAGCCTGGGCATCTGGGCCGTGTCCCTGCTGGTCACTCTGCCACACGCCATCTACTCCACCACCGCCCAGGTGTCGGACGAGGAGCTCTGTCTGGTGCGCTTCCCGGAGACGGCCAACTGGGATCCGCAGCTTCTTTTAGGCTTGTACCATCTGCAAAAGGTCCTGCTGGGCTTCCTCATCCCGCTGATCATCATCACCGTCTGCTACCTGCTACTCCTGCGCCTCGTCCTCAGCCGACGCATTTCAGGCGCCGCCAATCCGGAGGTGGAGCAAGGCCGCCAGAGCCGGCGCTCCAAAGTGACCAAATCCATCGTGATCGTGGTCTTGTCCTTCTTCCTGTGCTGGCTTCCCAATCAGGCGCTGACGGTGTGGGGGGTTCTCATCAAGTTTGACCTGGTGCCCTTCAGCAAGGCTTTCTACAACGCACAAGCCTACGCCTTCCCCCTGACGGTGTGCCTGGCGCACACCAACAGTTGCCTCAACCCCGTGCTCTACTGCCTGATCCGCCGTGAGTTCCGCGCGGGTCTCAAGGAAATTGTCCTCCACACCACGCCGTCCTTCAGGTGTCTGACTCAGCTGCTACGGCGCAAAGGCAAAGTGGCGGAAGCGCCACCAGTCCTGGTGCTGGTCCAGATGGACGTCTGA